From one Danio rerio strain Tuebingen ecotype United States chromosome 19, GRCz12tu, whole genome shotgun sequence genomic stretch:
- the arl4ab gene encoding ADP-ribosylation factor-like 4ab (The RefSeq protein has 1 substitution compared to this genomic sequence) has product MGNGLSEPHFIFPCLPSFQALHIVILGLDCAGKTTVLYRLRFNEFVNTVPTKGFNTEKIKVNLGPKSRTATFHFWDVGGQEKLRPLWRSYTRCADGLVFVVDSVDAERMEEAKTELHKITRLQENLGVPVLVVANKQDLRSALPLSEVEQMLALNELGSHTPWHLQPACAIIGEGLQEGLERLHTMIIKRRKMMRQQKRKR; this is encoded by the coding sequence ATGGGGAATGGATTATCAGAGCCCCATGCCATCTTTCCGTGCCTGCCGTCCTTCCAGGCCCTGCACATTGTTATTCTCGGATTGGACTGTGCCGGTAAGACCACAGTGTTGTACAGACTACGCTTCAACGAGTTTGTGAACACCGTTCCCACTAAGGGCTTCAACACAGAGAAGATCAAAGTAAATCTTGGTCCTAAAAGCCGGACTGCCACCTTTCACTTTTGGGATGTAGGGGGTCAGGAGAAGCTCCGACCACTCTGGCGCTCATACACACGGTGTGCCGATGGCCTTGTGTTTGTGGTGGACTCGGTAGATGCAGAACGCATGGAGGAAGCCAAGACGGAGCTACATAAGATCACACGGCTTCAGGAGAACCTGGGGGTGCCTGTGCTGGTGGTGGCTAACAAGCAGGACCTGCGTAGCGCTTTGCCCCTCTCTGAAGTTGAACAGATGTTGGCGCTGAATGAGCTCGGTTCCCATACACCCTGGCACCTCCAACCGGCTTGTGCCATCATCGGAGAAGGTCTCCAAGAAGGCCTTGAACGCCTCCACACCATGATCATCAAGCGGAGAAAAATGATGAGGCAGCAGAAACGGAAAAGATGA